ttttatcaaacggattcctatttcaaaaaaacaagtttggaataaaaattgtttctagaacagaaattttggtttgTCCTGCACCCCCAAATAACCCCTTTTTAGCAGCCCATACAAATTTCCAATTCTTTTCCGATTTGTCCAAATcgatttttcgcaaaaaaacCGGACTTGACGGAATTCCTTTGAAAGATGAAACAAtgttctaaaaataaatcgtgatacGCTCGAACGTTCGATTCccgaaattgaattcaatttcatagtTAAAATCGACCCATGatgcgattttagtacaacctaccctacttgagtagcttttaggaattttaatgcgtttgacccgtggtcaataattttcgatccacatttgtgcatctttgactcgtaggcgactcttgattgtcgtaaaaatcgcaAGATTTTAATTACGGGCACCAAGTATAAAATCGACAGAAAATCAGGTTAGTGCCGTTTGACGTGAATTTCATAATCATGCggaatcacccgcaattcaatTACATTATTTcgttgaatcgacctatttcctatcacaataaattataaTGGTGTCATATCAACCCTTGCCGATTATCACAGTCGAGCAGTCGAgttttgatcgaattctcaagtttatcgcgtttatatcccttaatagCTTAACCTAATATGTTAGTTAACTCAAGAGTGATCAACTATgagaaaaatgaccataggcgcgtcgatgaaataccCATTTCATATTATTGAGACGGGGTCGAAATTCATGATGTCACAAAGAGAGTTAGccaattcatatatatatacaataatCAATAGAGGTGATCATTGGGCAAGGCTTGAGTATACCTCGAGTATAAAATCGAGCCTAATATTTTCCCAAACTCACCCATCATATATTACATATATAGTAATTTTTAAGTAGAATCGAGCTGGGTTTTTTTCCTATAAGATCACTACCCAATCCTATTTATCTACCTATTGAGACTTGGTCGAGTTTTAGGTAATCTTCTTTAGGATAACACCCATCAAGGTATGacttaagccaaaaaaaaaaaaaaaaatgtatgacTTAATGACTTTAGCCCTCTTGAGTATCGGAAGGTCTTTCCTAAAGTATTTTAAGGACTTCTCCTCTCTTCAGTGAATAGATCCACGATCACTTGAGAAGCTTGACATGGTTCGAGATTGGCTGGAGATTTCATGCATAACAAAAAAACGTTATTTAGAGTATATTTGCACCCGGAAAACTTTTACGTTTGGGTTGTTTTTGAAACATTCATAGATAAGAACTTGGAAACTTTGCATAAAAACGTGCATCCTCCGACTAAATTGGGGCCTTTTTATTTTCGCTTTGTAAATATTAAAACAATACTTTAATGGCGATTCCACCAAGAAAGACTCCATGGCCCAATGGATAAGGCGCTGGTCTACGAAACCAGAGATTCTGGGTTCgatccccagtggagtcgcttCTCCTTTCgattttaccttttctttctttcagccATCaactcttcctttccttttttgcaCTTACTAGTGCAGCTCCTGAATGATGCTAATCTAGAATTTATATTCCCTCAGACACATATCAAATGGCAAGCGAACGCGTCCCTTTCGTCTCGACTATCTCGACCTGAGAGACAATGGACATTGAGGATGCCGAGAGAACTCGGAAATCAACCTCCCAGATGAACATGGAGGAGTTCGATTCGCTCTTCGAAAATTGGGAACAAGTCGCTTGTTTTCCGACTATTACATACTACACATGACTGACTACAGGGCCTTACGGCATGCTTCGGTTATGGCCACGGGGGGATCGGAGAACGAACCGTCCAGGATTTTGTTCGCTATCCAGAGGTTCGCGGCGTGAGAGTAGTGAATCCCGTCCCAGCTTATGTGTTGGGATGGATCGCTGCAAGAATCCCCGGAAACTTCAACTCCATCAACTGCCATTTTCATCCCGCACGGGACAACGTTATCTCCGTCGTGGCCGCAGCAGTAACGGAGGGGATCGGTGAAACCTGCACACCAAATTGAGTCCCGTCAGAAGGGGAATCCAAACATGTCCGAGACTGCAAGAAAGCACTTGTTGTCACCTAATTACATGCAAATAAAGAGATTAGTAGACCATGATACGGACTAACCGTGCTGCTTCGCTTCGCTTATCAGCATGAATTTTGCGGAGTACATGTCGACATAAGTGAGAACTGCATCAGTGAGTTTGGCTCTCAGGTCAATGACTCTCTCCTTGAGCTGCCTGTTAAATTCTTGAGCTATTTCGTTGTGCGACTTCACACAGCCGATTCCGTCCACCTTATCGGGCTGCATCGCGGAAATGCGCCTGGCGGTCAGTGGTATGCAGCCGATGGGACCCGTGTTGTGTATCCAGAAAGCTCTTGCCCCTTCTTGGTACAGCTTCTGCAGCAACAAAGAAGCGCAGTAAGGTCTAGATAAATCGCATCACGAGACAGTACAAAGCTCATGATCACACCAAAATATTTTAGCTGATTAGCAGATGATGCAAAAGGACTAACCCAGGCTTTTTAGTGTTTGGACTGAAAGCGAGGCCAACTACATTAGCTTTACTAGCACTACTATCGAAAACTAGCAGATGCATATCAGAGAACACGAGAATTGCTATGTAAAGTGAGTAAGCAACACTTGAAGTGATCGATGTCATAGGATGATATCAGTATCTCCAATTCATGTGTTAACATCAATAAGATGAAGAAACTTTTTAGACCATTTGAAGAAGCAATTACATGAAGAATGAGAATCTTGATCCATGACATTGAATCCAAACCAGAAGCAATGAAACCGATCTCGACATGGGTTGAGTTAAATTCTTATGTAGTTGTAGTGGTGGAACTTGTAATCCTTTCTGCAGTAAAAGTAGTACGACAGCAAGACCTTTTGTTTTCTCGGCTAAGAAACCCTCAGTTTAGGAAGACGCTATATAGAGGCTACAAACCTCAACAACTGAAGCGAACTGATGTGTGATGTTGGGAATAGAGGCCCGCGCTTGTTCTTCTGTCATGAATTTAAAGCCGAGGTGGAGATCGTTCTGACCGATGTCGAGAGTGTATAGAGCATTGGAGAAGTCGCCCGGTAGTGGAAGACGGCTTGTAACACCGTCACTGAATAGCTCATTAGTCCGTGCCTTGAACTGTTGGAATTGCAGAAGCTGCAGATCGAGAGAAATAGGGCTAAGTCTCGCGTCAAATGCTCGGCCGTCGATTCGCTGGATAGTAGAGCCTCCAGTGGCGAAATTCGCTCCATGGAGATAATCTGAACCTACAGAGTCCAAATACGCAGATAGAAATGGCAAACCAAGCTTCTCGGCTGTGCAAAAAGATGACAGCAAAGTTAGATCATTGAGCAGGAAACTAGTGGGTTCTCCGTAGAAACTAGATCATTGAGCAGGAAATCAAAgcagaaaagggaaaagcaatCCTCATAAAATCAGGAAAAAATCATCTGATATTCCCACACACTCGAATTGAAGCATACCCATGAAATCAATAACGACTTGGCCATCCGAGAACCGGCCCGATGGTTTGCCAAAGAAGCTGTTCCCATAAGGCGAAGGGAGCCAGTAAAACGCAGCAGACAGACCGCCGGTGTCGGAATTCGAATCGCCAAAGTTGTAAATCGCCGGGAAGCGGCAAACCCCGGAGTCCCTGAATGCCCAGCCATTCTCCGTTTTTCGTGGCATCAAGACTGAAAATGCGATAGCCACAATGACTCCGATCACCACCACCGCAATGCACCTCGCGAGCCCGAAGTTTTGCTTCCCCATACTCAATTGGGCTTCTCTTGTACCAACCATCTAAATCTAAACAGGGAAAATACCAGAGAATCACTTCAAAGCTAAGATGCTATGGCTAGAGCGATGATTTCATGGAAGGTTCTTgcataaaagaaagaagttaaaaaaaaaaaaaaaaacaagcagaGCAGTCTCCCAATGAGCAAAACGTATGCAAATGAGCTTCCGATGCTGCTAAATTGCCGATCCTCATGAACAACGAGCACGCGAGATGCTTAAACAAGAaattcgaaaagaaaagggaaaagggtaGGACAGCGTACGTCGCTGCGAACGCTTGAGATGGAAGAACTGTCGATCCCAAT
The window above is part of the Eucalyptus grandis isolate ANBG69807.140 chromosome 6, ASM1654582v1, whole genome shotgun sequence genome. Proteins encoded here:
- the LOC108954884 gene encoding GDSL esterase/lipase At5g14450-like isoform X1, whose amino-acid sequence is MRRIGIDSSSISSVRSDMVGTREAQLSMGKQNFGLARCIAVVVIGVIVAIAFSVLMPRKTENGWAFRDSGVCRFPAIYNFGDSNSDTGGLSAAFYWLPSPYGNSFFGKPSGRFSDGQVVIDFMAEKLGLPFLSAYLDSVGSDYLHGANFATGGSTIQRIDGRAFDARLSPISLDLQLLQFQQFKARTNELFSDGVTSRLPLPGDFSNALYTLDIGQNDLHLGFKFMTEEQARASIPNITHQFASVVEKLYQEGARAFWIHNTGPIGCIPLTARRISAMQPDKVDGIGCVKSHNEIAQEFNRQLKERVIDLRAKLTDAVLTYVDMYSAKFMLISEAKQHGFTDPLRYCCGHDGDNVVPCGMKMAVDGVEVSGDSCSDPSQHISWDGIHYSHAANLWIANKILDGSFSDPPVAITEACRKAL
- the LOC108954884 gene encoding GDSL esterase/lipase At5g14450-like isoform X2, translating into MVGTREAQLSMGKQNFGLARCIAVVVIGVIVAIAFSVLMPRKTENGWAFRDSGVCRFPAIYNFGDSNSDTGGLSAAFYWLPSPYGNSFFGKPSGRFSDGQVVIDFMAEKLGLPFLSAYLDSVGSDYLHGANFATGGSTIQRIDGRAFDARLSPISLDLQLLQFQQFKARTNELFSDGVTSRLPLPGDFSNALYTLDIGQNDLHLGFKFMTEEQARASIPNITHQFASVVEKLYQEGARAFWIHNTGPIGCIPLTARRISAMQPDKVDGIGCVKSHNEIAQEFNRQLKERVIDLRAKLTDAVLTYVDMYSAKFMLISEAKQHGFTDPLRYCCGHDGDNVVPCGMKMAVDGVEVSGDSCSDPSQHISWDGIHYSHAANLWIANKILDGSFSDPPVAITEACRKAL